The Haloplanus sp. CK5-1 genome segment TGGGACTACCCGCGCCCGAAAGGACTGGTAGTCCAGTGATTGGACTGCACACCTGAAACTGCCACCGCTTGGGATTCCTCCGCGTTTACGCAAAAGAGGATGTCAAGCGAGCTCTCCGTCTTGATGTGCTCGGACGAACGCCCGTCGGAGGACTGTCAACAGTACGTACGTCTCGTATTTTTGGGTTCGGCAGTGTTCGCAGGGTTGCATCTCGGCCGTGATATCATCGATCACGTCGTCGTACTCGTCGGTCAGCGTGTCAAGTGCTGTTTCGATCTGGGGCCGGACAGCGTCGGTCATGTCTTCGATGGCTGGCTCGGCTGACTCTGGCAGCGAGTACGAGAGGACGGTCGTGTTCGCTCCGTAGTATTTCGTCGTTCCACCACGTCCCTCTTCGAACCTGACAACATCAACGAGTCCCGCATCCCGAAGCTCGTTGATATGGTGACGAACCGTGTTTTCAGTCCGGTCGATTCCCCGGTCGGAGAGACGCTCGTGTACCTCGCTCGCCGTTAGCGTCTCATCAGCGAGTATATCGAGAATCATTGTCCGCATCGGTTCGTCGATAGCATCGGACACCCGCGTATCTCGAACGGCGATGTCCTCAAGCTCGTGTTCGGCATCGGACGTGCTCATATGTGATTCGACGGCGTGTACACGCTAAGTAGTGACGACCGCTGCATAGATTCTGTTTGACGCCTTCTTCCGAGGGCCCAGTGAAAGCTCTAGACGACTCGTTTGTCCGTTCAAACATCCCGTATCTACATTCAAACATATCATCTAAAAAATACTTTAGTGGGTATGGGTGCTACGTAGAACTGTGATGAGCGAAACGACCCAATTCCGCGTAATGGACTTCGACTGTCCGAGCTGTGCAAGCACCGTCGAACGCGCCCTGTCGAATCAGGACGGCGTCGAAGACGTCGAGGTACACTACTCGACCGGCCGCGTCGAGATCGACTACGACGACAGCGTCGCCGACCCCGATACGTTCGAACAGACCATCGAAAATCAGGGCTACTCGCCCCAGCCCGCATAACGAGGAAAATCATGGATACCCAATCAATCAAACAGGACTACCGTAAACACCGAAAGGCCATCATCGTCGCGGTGAGCGGCCTGCTGTACGCTGGCGGCTGGACGCTCGGCTACGTCTCGGCCTTCGACACGGCGAGCGCCGCGATCTTGATCCTCGCGGCTATCGTCGGCGGTTACGACATCGCCAAGACCGCCTACCACGAGGTCAAAAGCCGGACGCTCGGCATCAAGACGCTCGTGACGCTGGCCGCCGTCGGCGCGATAGCTATCGGGTCGTACTGGGAGGCCGC includes the following:
- a CDS encoding helix-turn-helix domain-containing protein, coding for MSTSDAEHELEDIAVRDTRVSDAIDEPMRTMILDILADETLTASEVHERLSDRGIDRTENTVRHHINELRDAGLVDVVRFEEGRGGTTKYYGANTTVLSYSLPESAEPAIEDMTDAVRPQIETALDTLTDEYDDVIDDITAEMQPCEHCRTQKYETYVLLTVLRRAFVRAHQDGELA
- a CDS encoding heavy metal-associated domain-containing protein, whose protein sequence is MSETTQFRVMDFDCPSCASTVERALSNQDGVEDVEVHYSTGRVEIDYDDSVADPDTFEQTIENQGYSPQPA